The genomic region CCCGTACCAGGCGAAGGTCATGAAGATATTGGAGATCGCCAGCAGGAGAATCGTCGTCACGCGTCGCCTCCGGTGCCGTCTCTAGAAGTCCTCGCCGACGCTGTCCAGGTCGTCGAGGCCCAGGATGGGGCCGTACATCACGCTGTCCAGGTCTGTGCTCTGCGGCAGCCGGTAGTGCATGATGCCGATGGTCTTGGTGACCACCTTCCGCAGCCGCGTGTAGTGCAGGTCTGGATCGGGCGGCTCCTCGAAGTTCCCGGGGTCCATGCGGGCGCTGGAGACGACGGCGAACCGCCCGTCCTGACGCCAGGCGAACGCGAATCGCCACCTGTACTGGCGAATGTACATGTCGTAGTCCGTAATCCCGATGAGGATGGCGTCGGGATCAGCCGTGAGCTGCGGATGCTTGCGCTGCATCAGCGCGATGACCTCTTCTGCGATGAGCTGTCGGCGGTCGTAGTTGACCACGGTGGGCTCCAGCTCGACCTGACCCAGCGCCTCGATGGTCAAGCCATATTTGCCTTTGTAGTAGGTCATCAGGTAGTCCAACGACTCCAAGGGGAACCCGCCCAGCGGCACGAAGTAGACCTGCCCGGCCCCCTGCAAGGAGAGCGGGGGACGCGCGGCGGGCCGCGGCCGCTTCTGCACACGGCTGGGGGGGGCAGCCGCCGGGCAAATCCTCTTGATGTCCGCCCAGTCATAGTTCGGGAGCAGCTTCCTCGGCGGGCGCTGGGACTGCCCCGCGAGGGCCTTCAGGCGCTCCATGCGCTCCGCCGGGCTCGGGTGCGTGGACAGGTACGCCAGCAGCCCGGGCGTCTCCCCGCCTCGCTTCCGGAGCACCTCGAAGAACGCGATCATCCCCGCGGGATCGACGCCGGCCGCGAGGAGCATCCGCAGCCCCTCGGCATCCGCCTCCTCCTCGTTCTGGCGGCTGTACCGCAGCGCCCCGAGGGTGCGGGCGCTCTCCAGCCCATAGGTCATCGCGCCGCTCACATCCCCCGCCATGGCCGCGAGGAGGACTCCGGTGGACGCATGCTGGAGCAGCGCGCGGGTGGCGTGGCGCTGGAGGATGTGCTGCATCTCGTGAGCGAGCACGCCGGCCAGCTCCTCGGCGGATCGGGTGTGCTCCAAGAGCCCGCGGAAGATCACGATGTAGCCGCCGGGGGCCGCAAAGGCATTCACGGCGGGGATGTCCACCACCATCACCCGAAAGGTGTAGGGGGGGCTCGGCAGAGGAGCCGTCAGCGTGGTGACGAGCTCGTCAATCACCTGCGCGCGGTTTCCCTCCGCGCACCGCTTCTCGGGC from Candidatus Methylomirabilis sp. harbors:
- a CDS encoding M48 family metalloprotease; the encoded protein is MRTEWHGSYLDGRTAARHHATIRLMPDGLEITTEAGTTLRWPYGEVRQTQGFYVGEQVRLERGAEIPEALLVGDLRFLTALRQVAPKLTGHFHDPRRRRLRVRLTLLAAVAVVGITAALYLWGIPGLAALVAARVPVSWEERLGQGVVEHLAPPEKRCAEGNRAQVIDELVTTLTAPLPSPPYTFRVMVVDIPAVNAFAAPGGYIVIFRGLLEHTRSAEELAGVLAHEMQHILQRHATRALLQHASTGVLLAAMAGDVSGAMTYGLESARTLGALRYSRQNEEEADAEGLRMLLAAGVDPAGMIAFFEVLRKRGGETPGLLAYLSTHPSPAERMERLKALAGQSQRPPRKLLPNYDWADIKRICPAAAPPSRVQKRPRPAARPPLSLQGAGQVYFVPLGGFPLESLDYLMTYYKGKYGLTIEALGQVELEPTVVNYDRRQLIAEEVIALMQRKHPQLTADPDAILIGITDYDMYIRQYRWRFAFAWRQDGRFAVVSSARMDPGNFEEPPDPDLHYTRLRKVVTKTIGIMHYRLPQSTDLDSVMYGPILGLDDLDSVGEDF